A section of the Spirosoma pollinicola genome encodes:
- a CDS encoding phytoene desaturase family protein, whose translation MAKTDFDAVIVGSGPNGLSAAITMQRAGLSVLVLEAKDTIGGGLRSAQLTQPGFVHDICSAIHPLAVGSPFFRNLPLAEHGLEFIEPPVAAAHPFDGGTAAALGRSLTNTAQSLGADEQTYRKLLEPILRDWPTMAPDILGPLRFPKHPIDMASFGLDALLPVTQLVKRFKTKEARGLFGGMAAHSIQPLSNLTTSAIALVLMTAGHLYNWPIPKGGSQTIANALAAYFRSIGGQIETDRRVKSLQDIPSTRVVLFDVTPKQLLSIAGERFSSLYRTQLERYRYGMGVFKIDWALDGPIPFTAPECQQAGTIHIGGTFEEIAEAEQATSDGKHPDKPYILLAQQSLFDTSRAPEGKHTAWAYCHVPNGSTLDRTDIIEKQVERFAPGFRDRILDRHTMNTVQMESYNPNYIGGDINGGIIDIGQLYTRPVIGLSPYTTSAPGIFICSSSTPPGGGVHGMCGYHAARVALRESFGLPVPITLAMS comes from the coding sequence ATGGCTAAAACTGATTTTGATGCCGTGATTGTCGGCTCCGGCCCGAACGGGCTCAGTGCAGCCATCACGATGCAGCGTGCCGGACTGTCGGTCCTTGTTCTCGAAGCAAAAGACACCATTGGTGGAGGACTTCGCTCGGCGCAGTTGACCCAACCGGGCTTTGTTCATGACATTTGTTCTGCCATTCACCCATTGGCCGTTGGTTCGCCGTTTTTCAGAAATTTACCCCTCGCTGAGCATGGGCTGGAATTTATTGAGCCTCCCGTAGCGGCAGCACATCCCTTCGATGGCGGCACGGCGGCAGCACTTGGCCGCTCCCTGACAAACACCGCCCAATCGCTTGGCGCTGATGAACAGACTTACCGAAAGTTACTGGAACCTATCCTTCGAGATTGGCCCACAATGGCCCCTGACATATTGGGGCCGTTGCGGTTCCCGAAACACCCGATCGACATGGCGAGTTTTGGGCTTGATGCGTTGTTGCCGGTAACGCAACTCGTAAAACGATTCAAAACAAAAGAAGCCCGCGGCCTTTTCGGCGGTATGGCGGCTCACTCGATTCAGCCACTGAGCAACTTGACGACATCGGCCATTGCGCTGGTTCTTATGACGGCCGGTCATTTATACAACTGGCCAATTCCGAAAGGTGGTTCGCAAACGATAGCCAATGCGCTGGCGGCCTATTTCCGGTCTATAGGTGGACAGATTGAAACGGATCGGCGGGTAAAATCGCTTCAGGATATTCCCTCCACGCGGGTTGTGTTATTCGATGTTACACCCAAACAATTGCTCAGCATTGCCGGAGAACGGTTTTCATCTCTTTACCGTACCCAGTTAGAACGGTACCGCTACGGCATGGGCGTATTCAAAATCGACTGGGCACTGGACGGTCCTATTCCCTTCACAGCTCCCGAATGCCAGCAGGCCGGAACGATACACATCGGCGGCACATTCGAAGAAATCGCCGAAGCAGAACAAGCTACTTCCGACGGCAAACACCCCGACAAACCTTATATTCTCCTGGCTCAGCAAAGCCTGTTCGACACCAGTCGCGCCCCCGAAGGCAAGCATACGGCCTGGGCCTATTGCCACGTTCCCAACGGCTCGACGCTGGACAGAACTGATATCATCGAGAAACAGGTTGAACGTTTTGCCCCGGGTTTCCGGGATCGAATACTGGATCGGCACACCATGAATACAGTGCAAATGGAAAGCTACAACCCAAACTACATCGGGGGCGACATTAACGGCGGCATCATCGACATCGGGCAGTTATATACCCGCCCGGTCATTGGTCTATCACCTTACACAACATCGGCACCGGGTATATTTATCTGCTCCTCCTCTACTCCTCCCGGTGGTGGCGTTCATGGCATGTGTGGCTACCACGCGGCCCGCGTTGCGCTGCGTGAAAGCTTCGGCCTACCCGTGCCGATAACACTAGCGATGAGTTAA